The following proteins are co-located in the Triticum aestivum cultivar Chinese Spring chromosome 1A, IWGSC CS RefSeq v2.1, whole genome shotgun sequence genome:
- the LOC123181115 gene encoding uncharacterized protein, whose amino-acid sequence MSPASSFASLCRRRLIHCTTRLGCDNQPATAAHFLALDRRRSFSSSGLRRGIGGTRSSGGGAGGTGRPAAGFSTWARLAIGSTVAIAAPFLHSKPASILRIGNEVEMVKDAAETAAEVVEEVATAAERVSSEVAGHLPEDGRLRRAAVAVEHASKEVAEEAHLARDIIHKVDEIEEDVKAIIEPIMDHGKHERKHLEK is encoded by the exons ATGTCTCCGGCCAGCTCGTTCGCGTCGCTCTGCCGGCGCAGGCTGATCCACTGCACCACCCGCCTCGGCTGCGACAACCAGCCAGCCACGGCGGCGCATTTTCTGGCGCTGGATCGGCGGAGATCGTTTTCGTCCTCTGGCCTGCGTCGTGGCATCGGAGGAACcaggagcagcggcggcggcgcaggtggcACAGGACGACCTGCTGCAGGTTTCTCCACCTG GGCAAGACTGGCAATTGGCTCCACTGTTGCTATCGCGGCGCCGTTCCTGCACTCCAAACCGGCGTCGATTCTGCGGATCGGAA ATGAGGTGGAGATGGTGAAGGACGCCGCCGAGACCGCGGCGGAGGTCGTGGAGGAGGTGGCCACGGCGGCCGAGAGGGTGTCGTCCGAGGTGGCCGGGCATCTGCCGGAGGACGGCCGGCTGAGACGCGCCGCCGTGGCAGTCGAGCACGCCTCCAAGGAGGTCGCGGAGGAGGCTCATCTTGCACGAGACATCATCCACAAG GTCGATGAAATTGAGGAGGACGTCAAGGCAATTATCGAACCGATTATGGATCATGGGAAGCACGAGAGGAAGCATTTAGAAAAgtag